In the Nomascus leucogenys isolate Asia chromosome 5, Asia_NLE_v1, whole genome shotgun sequence genome, one interval contains:
- the GREM2 gene encoding gremlin-2, whose protein sequence is MFWKLSLSLFLVAVLVKVAEARKNRPAGAIPSPYKEGSSNNSERWQHQIKEVLASSQEALVVTERKYLKSDWCKTQPLRQTVSEEGCRSRTILNRFCYGQCNSFYIPRHVKKEEESFQSCAFCKPQRVTSVLVELECPGLDPPFRLKKIQKVKQCRCMSVNLSDSDKQ, encoded by the coding sequence ATGTTCTGGAAGCTTTCCCTGTCCTTGTTCCTGGTGGCGGTGCTGGTGAAGGTGGCGGAAGCCCGGAAGAACCGGCCGGCGGGCGCCATCCCCTCGCCGTACAAGGAAGGCAGCAGCAACAACTCGGAGAGATGGCAGCACCAGATCAAGGAGGtgctggcctccagccaggaggccCTGGTGGTCACCGAGCGCAAGTACCTCAAGAGTGACTGGTGCAAGACGCAGCCGCTGCGGCAGACGGTGAGCGAGGAGGGCTGCCGGAGCCGCACCATCCTCAACCGCTTCTGCTACGGCCAGTGCAACTCCTTCTACATCCCGCGGCAcgtgaagaaggaggaggagtccTTCCAGTCCTGCGCCTTCTGCAAGCCCCAGCGCGTCACCTCCGTCCTCGTGGAGCTCGAGTGCCCCGGCCTGGACCCACCCTTCCGACTCAAGAAAATCCAGAAGGTGAAGCAGTGCCGGTGCATGTCCGTGAACCTGAGCGACTCGGACAAGCAGTGA